The genomic region CGGGCATCTATCTGACCGACTCCCCCAATGCCGTGCTGACCCGTGTGGAGGGCCGCGACTTTAGGGGCCCCTTCCCTCGAGGGCAGTTAGTCCAGTTTTCAAGAAGCCATAACTCGCGCCTAGAAAACTTCTCCAGCATCAACGGTCGGGAAAGCTGGGTCGAGGACAACCTATCCGCCTGGCGCTCCTCCAACGTGGTTTTTAGGAATGGCTACCTCGAGGGCAACAACTCCCCCAGCGGGGTGGGCGTTATGTTTGAGCAGGACGACGGCGCTTCTTCAGGAGGACTGGTAGAGGACGTTCACCTGATCAAGATGGGCAACGGAGCGGTCTCGGCGTATCCGGGCCGCAACGTCATCTTCAGAAACATTGGTGTTCGGGACAACATTTGTACCGATCAGGGGAGGGGAACACCTTTGTCGGGTGGCTTGAGCTTTTCCGGATCGCCTAGCTCCAGCAACCTGCGGGTGGAAAACTCCCGGTACTTCAACCTCTGCCACATTGTCTTGTGGGATAGGCAGGCTTTTAGTTTTGTGGAGCTCAAGCAAGAGAACTTCGCCCTGAAAACACCGTTTAAGGCCAGGTTCGGATGGGAGTGATCCCGCAAGCCGGGTAGCGGGGTATCGTTCCCGCCCGCGGGTTCAAAAGACAGCTTCTGGTTAGACCCTTCAGATATGCACCGAACCCAGCCGGCGCATCTGCGCGGCAATGCGCACCGAAGCGTTGGAAGCCCCAAAGCCCTGGTAGTTGCGCCGCTCCACGATTTCGAAGAAAAAGAGGTCGGCAAAGGTCTGGGTGTAGGCCTGGAAGAACTCGCCCTCCTCGCTTTGCTCGTAGAGAATCTGGCGCCGCTTTAGGGCCTGCACGAAGTCTGGGGCCAGGCCATAGCGGGCCTCGAGGTCGAGGTAATAGGTCTCGGGAATAGGCAGCAGCTCCACCCCGGCCTCCTCCAGGGCCGCCAGGGCGGCGAAGATGTCCGGGGTTTCCAGGGCGATGTGCTGCACCCCCCCGCCGTAGTAGGCGCTCAAAAAGCGCGAGGCCAGGGTCTCGGTGTGCTGGGAGGCGTTCTGCACCAGGCGCAGGGTGCCCTCGGGGTTCTGCACCGCCTGGCTCTCGATGAGGCCCTTGGGGTCGGGGATTTCGGTCAGGTCGCTGGCCTCCAGCCCCAGTACGCTGCGGTAGAAAAGCCGCCAGGAGAGGAGCTTGGCCGGGGGCATGACCTGGGCGATGTGATCAATACGCCGCAGGTGGGGCTGGGCTGGGGGTGGGGCCACCGGCTCCAGGCCCGCCCACCAGGGGGTGCCCGGCTCGAGCAGGTACAGGAGGCTGCCCTCCAGGCCCCGCAGGGCCGGCAGCGGCCAGTCGGGGCCCTCCAGGAGGGGGGCGCGGTAGGCCTGGGCCCGCGCCAGGGCTTGGGGCAGGCTGGCCACCTCGAGGCCTAGCGCGCACACCGCGGCCCCGTGTAGCAGGTGGTAGCTGTGGGCGAAGCCCTCGGGTTCGGCATTCACCACAAAGCGAATCTCCCCCTGCTGCCAAAGCCGCAC from Meiothermus sp. harbors:
- a CDS encoding right-handed parallel beta-helix repeat-containing protein, which codes for MLTDSGPITVARDDQVIENVRINASNGHGITVINKRNVVIRNCLIQHRNGAGIFFRNSPGIRIENCHIIHTGAPASGPNPSETLNNITGEISPGAVIDNVRLEKGSSGIYLTDSPNAVLTRVEGRDFRGPFPRGQLVQFSRSHNSRLENFSSINGRESWVEDNLSAWRSSNVVFRNGYLEGNNSPSGVGVMFEQDDGASSGGLVEDVHLIKMGNGAVSAYPGRNVIFRNIGVRDNICTDQGRGTPLSGGLSFSGSPSSSNLRVENSRYFNLCHIVLWDRQAFSFVELKQENFALKTPFKARFGWE